A single genomic interval of Leisingera thetidis harbors:
- a CDS encoding GntR family transcriptional regulator, translating into MTEKRRHSWIAIRDSIREMILNSTYGPGDKLPRDEEFAARFGCARSTVHRAMRDLAEGGLVERRRKGGTMVRRDPVTRATLNIPITRLEVEQKGCVYRYQLIRQSVQPAPAAIMANFGLHETRPMLRVEALHLADSRPYIFEDRWICLETVPEIETVDLTRESANEWLVRHRPYSRCDLRLYARPGTGSDSEVLQSAVGDALFVMERTTWIGEAPITSLRAVAHPGYQLVTQG; encoded by the coding sequence TTGACGGAGAAGCGGCGGCATTCCTGGATTGCCATCCGGGACAGTATCCGGGAGATGATTCTGAACTCGACCTACGGGCCGGGGGACAAGCTGCCGCGCGACGAGGAGTTCGCCGCCCGGTTCGGATGCGCCCGCTCCACCGTTCACCGCGCCATGCGGGACCTGGCCGAAGGCGGGCTGGTGGAACGGCGCCGCAAGGGCGGCACGATGGTGCGGCGCGACCCGGTGACCCGGGCAACGCTGAATATCCCGATCACCCGGCTGGAGGTCGAGCAGAAGGGCTGCGTCTACCGCTACCAGCTGATCCGGCAGAGCGTGCAGCCGGCCCCGGCGGCCATCATGGCCAATTTCGGCCTGCATGAGACCCGCCCGATGCTGCGCGTCGAGGCGCTGCATCTGGCCGACAGCCGCCCCTATATTTTCGAAGACCGCTGGATCTGCCTGGAAACCGTGCCGGAAATCGAAACCGTCGACCTGACCCGCGAAAGCGCCAATGAGTGGCTGGTCCGGCACCGCCCCTACAGCCGCTGCGATCTGCGCCTGTACGCGCGCCCGGGCACCGGCAGCGACAGCGAGGTGCTGCAGAGCGCGGTGGGGGATGCGCTGTTTGTCATGGAGCGCACAACCTGGATCGGCGAGGCCCCGATCACCAGCCTGCGCGCGGTTGCGCACCCCGGCTACCAATTGGTCACCCAGGGCTGA
- a CDS encoding 3-methyl-2-oxobutanoate dehydrogenase (2-methylpropanoyl-transferring) subunit alpha — MTSDTGPLSLNVPEPGCRPGRTPDFSDFEIPRAGAVARPPVDADPDLIRDMAFSIVRVLNKDGAAVGDWAGALSTEELHEGLRHMLLLRTFDARMLNAQRQGKTSFYMQHLGEEAVSCAFSRAMEPGDMNFPTYRQAGLLIARGYPLVTMMNQIYSNAEDPLHGRQLPIMYSSKEHGFFSISGNLGTQFVQSVGWAMASAISGDTRIAAGWIGDGSTAESDFHAAMVFASTYNAPVVLNIVNNQWAISTFQGIARGGVGTFAARGHGFGIASVRVDGNDYLAVHAVAKWACERARRGHGPTLIEHVTYRAGGHSTSDDPSAYRSRREAAAWPLGDPVERLKKHLIAIGEWSEERHKQAEAEVLDTVRAAQKEAEAIGTLTAGKVPSPRDMFEGVYETMPPHLIRQRQEAGF, encoded by the coding sequence ATGACCAGTGACACCGGACCGCTCTCCCTGAATGTTCCCGAGCCGGGCTGCCGTCCCGGCCGGACCCCGGATTTTTCCGACTTTGAAATCCCCCGCGCGGGCGCGGTGGCGCGGCCGCCGGTGGATGCGGACCCGGATCTGATCCGGGACATGGCGTTTTCCATCGTGCGGGTGCTGAACAAGGATGGCGCGGCGGTGGGCGACTGGGCCGGGGCGCTGAGCACCGAGGAGCTGCATGAAGGGCTGCGCCACATGCTGCTGCTGCGCACCTTTGATGCGCGGATGCTGAATGCGCAGCGGCAGGGCAAGACCAGTTTCTACATGCAGCATCTGGGCGAGGAGGCGGTCAGCTGCGCCTTCAGCCGCGCGATGGAGCCGGGCGACATGAACTTCCCGACCTACCGGCAGGCCGGGCTGCTGATCGCCCGCGGCTATCCGCTGGTCACGATGATGAACCAGATCTATTCCAACGCCGAGGACCCGCTGCACGGCCGCCAGCTGCCGATCATGTATTCCTCCAAGGAGCACGGGTTTTTCAGCATCTCCGGCAATCTGGGCACCCAGTTCGTGCAGTCGGTGGGCTGGGCCATGGCCTCGGCCATTTCCGGCGATACACGGATTGCGGCGGGCTGGATCGGCGACGGCTCCACCGCCGAAAGCGATTTCCACGCGGCGATGGTGTTTGCCTCGACCTACAACGCGCCGGTGGTGCTGAACATCGTCAACAACCAATGGGCCATCTCGACCTTCCAGGGCATTGCCCGCGGCGGGGTCGGGACCTTTGCCGCCCGCGGCCACGGCTTTGGCATCGCCTCGGTGCGGGTCGATGGCAATGATTATCTGGCGGTGCATGCGGTGGCGAAATGGGCCTGCGAGCGGGCGCGGCGCGGGCATGGGCCGACGCTGATCGAGCATGTGACCTACCGCGCCGGCGGCCATTCCACCAGCGACGACCCTTCCGCCTACCGCTCCCGGCGCGAGGCGGCGGCCTGGCCGCTGGGCGACCCGGTCGAGCGGCTGAAGAAGCACCTGATCGCCATCGGCGAATGGAGCGAGGAGCGCCACAAGCAGGCCGAGGCGGAGGTGCTGGACACCGTGAGGGCCGCCCAGAAGGAGGCGGAAGCAATCGGCACGCTGACGGCGGGCAAAGTCCCCAGCCCGCGCGACATGTTCGAAGGCGTCTATGAGACCATGCCGCCGCATCTGATCCGGCAGCGGCAGGAGGCGGGGTTCTGA